A genomic region of Methanosarcina thermophila TM-1 contains the following coding sequences:
- a CDS encoding methylated-DNA--[protein]-cysteine S-methyltransferase: MYYDIIESPIGPILLAGNEDGLKHLIFLKGKKKADIPKDWIQNTDFFKEAVRQLEAYFSGELKSFNLKLAPEGTDFQKSVWKALCEIPYGETRTYKEIAASIGKPRAYRAVGLANNRNPIPIIIPCHRVIGADGKLTGYASGLDIKEYLLKLEKR, from the coding sequence GTGTATTACGATATAATCGAATCACCAATAGGTCCCATTCTTCTGGCAGGAAACGAAGATGGGTTAAAACATCTTATTTTTCTGAAAGGCAAGAAGAAAGCGGATATTCCTAAGGACTGGATACAAAACACAGATTTTTTCAAAGAAGCTGTCAGGCAACTTGAAGCTTATTTTTCCGGAGAATTAAAATCTTTCAACCTTAAACTGGCTCCAGAGGGAACGGATTTCCAGAAGTCTGTCTGGAAAGCTTTATGTGAAATTCCTTATGGGGAAACCCGCACTTATAAAGAGATAGCAGCATCTATTGGAAAGCCCAGAGCTTACAGGGCTGTGGGGCTTGCAAACAACAGGAATCCGATACCGATAATTATTCCCTGCCACAGAGTTATTGGGGCAGATGGAAAACTTACGGGTTATGCAAGTGGGCTGGATATTAAGGAATATTTATTAAAGCTTGAGAAAAGATAA
- a CDS encoding M3 family oligoendopeptidase, with protein MRIKSVKGLIALRIIKGLITIGIFLFFSVFSECGAAAKLGDSSEVINEEYTFEKLDPDEVTTEWNDSYLFSSREEALEELEILKKKPEEINKTFRPQFENLSGPVLLDFLNAEKEFAKSLEVLYVYAYTQFSKNVSDPFFVSLLTDSQNLVTEYGKVNSFTVVKLTSLNDEEWNKLFSEEPELEEYRPYLEAKYRRFADHRAMNESQAVYIAELENQRMKLETEAMSKVTNNVTMAGNITLENGENFSVNSQSYSTLLSTDQNRENRKRCYEKRYYHMRNESDSMASIYSRKAQLDDLIARELNYTDFYDFTLYSSYLNRTQIDDMNTVFKERKGIFEEYNEFRRNKLGIEALRPYDLMLQLTDQPGNNYTYTEALQEIQKSYSKMDPRFNEIFLRMVTGNFVDVYPDPEHGKQPGGYTIGLCSVKSPALVFLNYNGIIRDQKTITHELGHGINFYLIGNSVDYLYCSGQIYEMEIPSTFNEELFIDHVIQNFDKKTAVNVLSQHIGEYQNYFTRQPMIAEFEYRAHQRCAENGTVSGEDLNAIWTNLSNEYGSESVEYYIEDSGVNSAEWAAINHIYLTNNYYTFNYAISKAITLSLFKQYKEDPETFNENYIAYLSAGSTMPPEEKLKKYFGIVINRQLFEDAMDVVELRIQELNELEKEAKSPEFESAVETLNIYSGTFWKNEFKSEYKKE; from the coding sequence ATGAGGATAAAATCAGTTAAAGGGCTCATAGCTCTCAGAATAATTAAAGGACTCATCACTATTGGGATATTTCTGTTCTTTTCCGTTTTTTCAGAATGCGGGGCTGCTGCGAAGCTAGGGGACTCATCTGAGGTAATAAACGAAGAATATACATTTGAAAAACTTGATCCCGATGAGGTTACTACGGAGTGGAATGATTCCTATCTTTTCAGCAGCAGGGAAGAAGCTCTGGAAGAACTTGAGATCTTAAAAAAGAAGCCTGAGGAAATAAACAAAACTTTCCGTCCACAATTTGAAAATTTGTCCGGACCAGTTTTACTTGACTTCCTGAATGCTGAAAAGGAGTTCGCAAAATCTCTTGAGGTTCTTTACGTTTATGCATATACTCAATTTAGTAAAAATGTGAGTGACCCGTTCTTTGTTTCTCTTCTAACGGACTCCCAGAATCTGGTTACCGAGTACGGGAAAGTCAACTCATTTACAGTTGTGAAGCTGACTTCACTCAATGATGAGGAATGGAACAAACTCTTTTCCGAAGAGCCTGAACTTGAGGAGTACAGACCTTATCTTGAAGCTAAATACAGAAGATTCGCAGATCACAGGGCAATGAACGAATCTCAGGCTGTATACATTGCAGAGCTAGAAAACCAGCGCATGAAATTGGAAACTGAGGCGATGTCGAAGGTAACAAACAACGTTACAATGGCAGGAAATATAACACTTGAGAACGGGGAAAATTTTTCTGTCAATTCCCAATCCTACTCTACTCTACTCTCAACAGATCAAAATCGGGAAAACAGGAAGAGATGTTATGAAAAGAGATACTACCATATGCGAAATGAATCCGATTCCATGGCATCTATCTATTCCAGAAAGGCTCAGCTTGACGATCTTATTGCACGGGAATTGAACTATACAGATTTTTATGACTTCACATTGTACAGTTCCTATCTTAACCGTACTCAGATTGATGACATGAACACTGTTTTTAAAGAGAGAAAAGGTATATTCGAGGAATATAACGAGTTCAGGAGAAATAAGCTCGGGATTGAGGCCCTCAGACCATATGATCTCATGCTTCAGTTGACAGATCAGCCTGGGAATAACTACACATATACCGAAGCCTTGCAGGAAATCCAGAAATCCTATTCCAAAATGGATCCTCGTTTCAATGAAATCTTTTTAAGAATGGTGACTGGTAATTTTGTAGATGTATATCCTGATCCTGAACATGGAAAACAGCCTGGAGGTTATACTATTGGATTATGTTCTGTGAAATCTCCTGCCCTTGTTTTCCTCAACTACAATGGCATTATTAGAGATCAGAAAACCATAACTCATGAACTGGGACATGGTATTAACTTTTACCTTATTGGGAACTCTGTCGATTACCTCTACTGCTCAGGACAGATTTACGAGATGGAAATACCTTCTACTTTCAACGAAGAGCTTTTTATTGATCATGTTATCCAAAACTTTGATAAAAAGACCGCAGTTAATGTTCTCTCTCAGCATATAGGGGAGTACCAGAACTACTTTACTCGCCAGCCCATGATTGCGGAATTCGAATATAGAGCACACCAGCGATGTGCTGAAAACGGAACAGTCAGCGGCGAGGATCTCAACGCGATCTGGACAAATTTATCTAATGAGTATGGGAGTGAATCAGTCGAATATTACATTGAAGACTCAGGTGTAAATTCAGCTGAATGGGCTGCTATTAATCATATTTATCTGACAAACAACTACTATACCTTCAACTATGCAATCTCAAAGGCAATAACTCTCTCCCTTTTCAAACAGTACAAAGAAGATCCTGAAACTTTCAATGAAAATTACATTGCATATCTATCGGCAGGTTCAACAATGCCGCCTGAAGAAAAACTCAAAAAGTACTTCGGGATCGTAATTAATAGACAGCTTTTTGAGGATGCAATGGATGTCGTGGAATTGAGGATTCAGGAACTTAATGAACTGGAGAAAGAAGCGAAGAGCCCTGAATTTGAATCTGCAGTAGAAACCTTGAATATTTATTCGGGCACTTTCTGGAAAAACGAGTTTAAAAGTGAATATAAAAAAGAATGA
- the thiC gene encoding phosphomethylpyrimidine synthase ThiC — protein sequence MTIVEDAKKGIITEEMKIVAKDEGLDPEFIRRGVAAGRIVIPTSPYREVKICGIGEGLRTKVNASIGVSSDIVDEEMEVKKAQAAEAAGADTLMELGTGGDFLKIRKKVIDSVSLSVGSVPLYQAFIEAARKYGSIVHMTEDELFNATEAQAKLGTNFMAIHTGINNITLDRLKAHGRYGGLCSRGGAFMSAWMLHNEKENPLYENFDYLVEILKEHEVVLSTGNGMRAGAVHDATDRAQIQELIINSEMAERAHKQGVQVIVEGPGHVPLDQIATNVKLMKEMSGHKPFYMLGPLVTDIAPGYDHIVTAIGASVSAAYGCDFLCYVTPAEHLALPNVEDVITGVKTSRIAAHVGDMIKYPDRARQWDLDMSRARRELDWEKMYSLALDPEHARAIRDSRAPEDSDTCTMCGNFCALKIVNQNYNLAK from the coding sequence ATGACAATCGTGGAAGATGCAAAGAAAGGGATTATTACTGAGGAAATGAAGATTGTTGCAAAGGATGAAGGGCTTGACCCTGAATTCATCCGCCGCGGTGTTGCAGCCGGAAGAATCGTTATTCCAACTTCTCCATACAGGGAGGTAAAGATCTGCGGTATAGGTGAAGGGCTCAGAACCAAGGTCAATGCGTCCATAGGCGTATCCTCAGACATTGTTGATGAGGAAATGGAAGTTAAGAAAGCTCAGGCTGCCGAAGCCGCAGGTGCAGACACTCTGATGGAGCTCGGTACAGGCGGGGACTTCCTTAAAATCAGAAAAAAAGTTATTGACAGCGTTTCCCTTTCAGTAGGTTCAGTGCCTCTCTATCAGGCTTTCATTGAAGCTGCAAGAAAGTACGGCTCAATTGTGCATATGACTGAAGACGAGCTTTTCAATGCAACCGAAGCCCAGGCAAAACTCGGAACCAACTTCATGGCAATCCACACAGGGATCAACAACATCACCCTTGACAGGCTTAAAGCCCACGGCAGGTACGGCGGACTTTGTTCCCGTGGTGGCGCTTTCATGAGCGCCTGGATGCTGCACAACGAAAAGGAAAACCCGCTTTATGAAAACTTCGACTACCTCGTTGAGATCCTCAAGGAACACGAAGTCGTCCTTTCTACAGGCAACGGAATGCGTGCAGGGGCAGTCCACGATGCAACCGACCGTGCCCAGATCCAGGAACTCATCATCAACTCCGAAATGGCTGAAAGGGCACACAAACAGGGTGTGCAGGTCATTGTCGAAGGTCCTGGTCACGTCCCACTTGACCAGATTGCAACTAATGTAAAGCTTATGAAAGAAATGAGCGGTCACAAGCCATTCTACATGCTTGGTCCTCTTGTTACAGATATTGCTCCAGGCTACGACCATATTGTAACTGCAATCGGAGCATCCGTTTCCGCAGCTTATGGCTGTGACTTCCTCTGCTACGTGACTCCAGCAGAGCACCTTGCACTTCCAAACGTTGAAGACGTGATTACAGGTGTTAAGACATCAAGAATTGCAGCCCACGTTGGTGATATGATAAAGTATCCTGACAGGGCAAGACAATGGGATCTTGATATGAGCAGAGCCAGAAGGGAACTTGACTGGGAAAAGATGTATTCCCTTGCACTCGACCCTGAACATGCAAGAGCAATCAGGGACAGCAGGGCTCCCGAAGACTCAGATACCTGTACTATGTGCGGGAACTTCTGTGCCCTCAAGATCGTCAACCAGAACTATAACCTCGCAAAATAA